One region of Streptomyces sp. NBC_00442 genomic DNA includes:
- a CDS encoding L,D-transpeptidase family protein, giving the protein MSHGRTPSKRYKWGTCGLVLAAALTLGAAAPGPTTPGTGPTAPGATTPGTGPTTPRTTAPGTGDAPGPGDPPPPSLRPVTPAPPAPPAPGNAAPGASEALVPGVPVGGEAGPLDTPDQVLPPLVYQPGADEDRAEPAEAPAGTYRLVEYVPLSEVAAKPGSCTAKTGPHQRQVEKWLGLRADGRQSPADCAAIRKFQQAQGISPTIGFAGPVTWSRMQFLSARKNPNAAHKCPVKKTRVACVDLARQLMWVQTGTKVTYGPVPIRSGRASLPTRAGWHKVYWRHKNHWSTIYHQSMPYAQFFDGGQAFHAIYHSVYTTVGSQGCVNLTLADARSLWGALRTGDAVYVWGHREGT; this is encoded by the coding sequence ATGAGCCATGGACGAACACCTAGTAAACGCTATAAATGGGGCACCTGCGGTCTCGTACTCGCGGCCGCGCTCACGCTGGGCGCCGCCGCCCCCGGCCCCACCACCCCCGGAACGGGCCCCACCGCCCCGGGCGCCACCACACCCGGAACGGGCCCCACCACACCCCGAACAACCGCCCCCGGAACGGGCGACGCCCCCGGGCCGGGTGACCCGCCCCCGCCGAGCCTCAGGCCCGTCACCCCCGCACCCCCCGCCCCGCCCGCCCCGGGCAACGCCGCGCCCGGCGCCAGCGAGGCGCTCGTGCCCGGGGTGCCGGTCGGCGGGGAGGCGGGGCCGCTCGACACGCCGGACCAGGTGCTGCCGCCGCTCGTGTACCAGCCCGGCGCCGACGAGGACCGGGCCGAGCCCGCCGAGGCTCCCGCCGGCACGTACCGGCTCGTCGAGTACGTACCGCTCAGCGAGGTCGCCGCCAAGCCGGGCAGCTGCACCGCCAAGACAGGGCCGCACCAGCGCCAGGTCGAGAAGTGGCTCGGGCTCAGGGCGGACGGACGGCAGTCACCCGCCGACTGTGCGGCGATCCGCAAGTTCCAGCAGGCGCAGGGCATCTCACCGACCATCGGCTTCGCAGGACCGGTCACCTGGTCGCGGATGCAGTTCCTGTCCGCCCGCAAGAACCCCAACGCCGCGCACAAGTGCCCCGTCAAGAAGACGCGGGTGGCCTGCGTCGACCTCGCGCGGCAGCTGATGTGGGTGCAGACCGGAACGAAGGTGACGTACGGTCCGGTGCCGATCCGCAGCGGGCGGGCCTCGCTCCCCACCCGGGCCGGCTGGCACAAGGTCTACTGGCGGCACAAGAACCACTGGTCGACGATCTACCACCAGTCCATGCCCTACGCCCAGTTCTTCGACGGCGGCCAGGCCTTCCACGCGATCTACCACAGCGTCTACACCACCGTCGGCAGCCAGGGCTGTGTGAACCTCACGCTCGCCGACGCGCGCAGCCTCTGGGGCGCCCTGCGCACCGGAGACGCCGTCTACGTGTGGGGGCACCGCGAGGGCACCTGA
- a CDS encoding DUF389 domain-containing protein, translating to MLHLRLIVPADRTDEVVRTVESTVGTAHLVVLPGAARNPVGDLVLCDVAREAGDTLISALRAMGLDRDGSIAVDHIDLSLSRRADKAEADAPGEGADAVLWESLTDATHEESTLSVTYVAFLALATMLAACGVMLDNAILIVGAMAVGPEFGPLAGICTALVRGAPRLAWRSLVALVVGFAAAMLLTAGFGWLMELLGLFDQSMIEAPRPNTAFIFQPDWMSFVVAFLAGVAGTLSLTSAKSGALIGVAISVTTVPAAANAAMAFSYEDYGQAWGSSWQLLANLGGIVLSGTFTLLAQKALWARQRKRRPA from the coding sequence GTGCTGCACCTGCGTCTGATCGTGCCCGCCGACCGCACCGACGAGGTGGTCCGCACCGTGGAGTCGACGGTGGGCACCGCCCACCTCGTGGTGCTGCCGGGCGCGGCCCGCAACCCGGTGGGCGACCTCGTGCTGTGCGACGTGGCCCGCGAGGCCGGTGACACGCTCATCTCCGCCCTGCGGGCGATGGGTCTCGACCGCGACGGCTCGATCGCCGTCGATCACATCGATCTCTCGCTCTCACGGCGCGCCGACAAGGCCGAGGCGGATGCCCCGGGCGAGGGCGCCGACGCGGTCCTGTGGGAGTCGCTGACCGACGCCACGCACGAGGAGTCGACGCTGTCGGTGACCTACGTGGCGTTCCTCGCCCTCGCGACGATGCTCGCGGCGTGCGGTGTGATGCTCGACAACGCGATCCTGATCGTGGGCGCCATGGCGGTGGGCCCCGAGTTCGGGCCGCTCGCCGGAATCTGCACCGCCCTGGTGCGGGGCGCCCCGCGCCTCGCGTGGCGCTCCCTGGTCGCGCTGGTGGTGGGCTTCGCCGCCGCCATGCTCCTGACCGCCGGGTTCGGGTGGCTGATGGAGCTGCTCGGCCTCTTCGACCAGTCGATGATCGAGGCGCCCCGGCCCAACACCGCGTTCATCTTCCAGCCCGACTGGATGTCGTTCGTGGTGGCGTTCCTGGCGGGTGTCGCGGGAACGCTCTCTCTCACCTCGGCGAAGTCCGGTGCGCTGATCGGCGTGGCGATCTCGGTGACCACGGTCCCGGCCGCGGCCAATGCCGCGATGGCGTTCAGCTACGAGGACTACGGCCAGGCCTGGGGCTCCAGCTGGCAACTGCTCGCCAACCTGGGCGGCATCGTCCTGTCCGGGACGTTCACGCTGCTCGCCCAGAAAGCCCTCTGGGCGAGACAGCGCAAGCGTCGACCGGCCTAA
- the rpsI gene encoding 30S ribosomal protein S9, which yields MAETTVETPVEGEETYAEVTTFESEVPVEGEYTTESMASRFGDPQPAAGLGRRKNAIARVRIVPGTGKWKINGRTLEDYFPNKVHQQEVNEPFKVLELDNRYDVIARISGGGVSGQAGALRLGVARALNEADVDNNRATLKKAGFLSRDDRAVERKKAGLKKARKAPQYSKR from the coding sequence GTGGCCGAGACCACTGTCGAGACCCCCGTCGAGGGCGAAGAGACCTACGCGGAGGTCACCACCTTCGAGTCCGAGGTCCCCGTCGAGGGCGAGTACACCACCGAGTCGATGGCGTCCCGCTTCGGCGACCCGCAGCCGGCCGCCGGCCTGGGCCGTCGCAAGAACGCCATCGCCCGCGTCCGGATCGTTCCGGGCACCGGCAAGTGGAAGATCAACGGGCGTACGCTCGAGGACTACTTCCCGAACAAGGTCCACCAGCAGGAAGTCAACGAGCCCTTCAAGGTGCTCGAGCTCGACAACCGCTACGACGTCATCGCCCGCATCTCGGGTGGCGGCGTGTCCGGTCAGGCCGGCGCCCTGCGCCTCGGCGTGGCCCGCGCGCTGAACGAGGCCGACGTGGACAACAACCGCGCCACCCTCAAGAAGGCCGGCTTCCTCTCCCGCGACGACCGTGCGGTCGAGCGCAAGAAGGCCGGTCTCAAGAAGGCCCGCAAGGCTCCGCAGTACAGCAAGCGCTAA
- the rplM gene encoding 50S ribosomal protein L13 codes for MRTYSPKPGDITRQWHVIDAQDVVLGRLATTAANLLRGKHKPVYAPHMDMGDFVIIINADKVHLSGNKKTQKMAYRHSGYPGGLRAVRYDDLLANNPEKAVEKAIKGMIPKNTLGRQMLSKLKVYSGDQHPHAAQQPVPFEITQVAQ; via the coding sequence GTGCGTACGTACAGCCCCAAGCCCGGCGACATCACTCGCCAGTGGCACGTCATTGATGCCCAGGACGTCGTCCTGGGGCGTCTGGCGACCACCGCCGCGAACCTCCTCCGCGGCAAGCACAAGCCCGTCTATGCGCCCCACATGGACATGGGTGACTTCGTCATCATCATCAACGCCGACAAGGTTCACCTGTCCGGCAACAAGAAGACCCAGAAGATGGCCTACCGCCACTCCGGCTACCCGGGCGGTCTCCGCGCGGTGCGCTACGACGACCTCCTGGCGAACAACCCGGAGAAGGCCGTCGAGAAGGCCATCAAGGGCATGATCCCGAAGAACACCCTGGGCCGTCAGATGCTCTCGAAGCTGAAGGTCTACTCGGGCGACCAGCACCCCCACGCTGCCCAGCAGCCGGTGCCGTTCGAGATCACCCAGGTCGCGCAGTAG
- a CDS encoding holo-ACP synthase: MIIGVGIDVAEIERFGASIERTPAMLQRLFVESELTLPSGERRGVASLAARFAAKEALAKALGAPAGLLWTDAEVYVEGSGQPRLRVRGTVAARAGELGVRHWHVSLSHDAGVASAVVIAEG, translated from the coding sequence GTGATCATCGGGGTCGGCATCGACGTGGCCGAGATCGAGCGGTTCGGGGCGTCCATCGAACGGACCCCCGCGATGCTCCAACGGCTTTTCGTGGAGAGCGAGTTGACGCTGCCGAGCGGCGAGCGGCGTGGCGTCGCCTCGCTGGCCGCCCGCTTCGCGGCGAAGGAGGCCCTCGCGAAGGCGCTGGGTGCGCCGGCGGGGCTGCTGTGGACGGACGCGGAGGTGTACGTGGAGGGGAGCGGGCAGCCACGGCTCCGCGTCCGGGGCACCGTCGCGGCTCGGGCGGGGGAGCTGGGGGTTCGGCATTGGCACGTTTCGCTGAGCCATGATGCGGGGGTCGCGTCCGCGGTGGTGATTGCGGAGGGGTGA
- the glmM gene encoding phosphoglucosamine mutase, producing MGRLFGTDGVRGVANSDLTAELALGLSVAAAHVLAEAGTFEGHRPTAVVGRDPRASGEFLEAAVVAGLASAGVDVLRVGVLPTPAVAYLTGVLGADLGVMLSASHNAMPDNGVKFFARGGHKLADELEDRIESIYEQHRTGAPWERPTGAGVGRIRSYGEGFDRYVAHLIGVLPNRLDGLKVVLDEAHGAAARVSPEAFARAGAEVVTIGAEPDGLNINDGCGSTHLDLLKAAVVEHGADLGIAHDGDADRCLAVDAEGNEVDGDQILAVLALAMREAGTLRGNTVVGTVMSNLGFKLAMEGEGIQLVQTGVGDRYVLESMKEHGYALGGEQSGHVIILDHATTGDGTLTGLMLAARVAATRRTLADLAGVMTRLPQVLVNVPDVDKSRVATCAELGVAVNEAERELGATGRVLLRPSGTEPLVRVMVEAADIEHARSVAGRLADVVKSTLG from the coding sequence GTGGGACGACTCTTCGGCACGGACGGCGTGCGCGGTGTCGCCAACTCGGATCTGACGGCGGAGCTCGCGCTCGGCCTGTCGGTCGCGGCGGCACATGTGCTCGCCGAAGCGGGGACCTTCGAGGGGCATCGGCCGACCGCCGTGGTCGGGCGTGACCCCCGGGCGTCGGGAGAGTTCCTCGAGGCCGCGGTCGTCGCGGGCCTCGCGAGCGCGGGCGTGGACGTCCTGCGGGTCGGTGTGCTGCCCACCCCCGCGGTGGCGTACCTCACCGGCGTGCTCGGCGCCGACCTCGGCGTGATGCTCTCGGCCAGCCACAACGCCATGCCGGACAACGGTGTCAAGTTCTTCGCGCGCGGCGGCCACAAGCTCGCCGACGAGCTGGAGGACCGCATCGAGTCGATCTACGAGCAGCACCGCACGGGCGCCCCGTGGGAGCGGCCGACCGGCGCCGGCGTGGGCCGCATCCGCTCCTACGGCGAGGGCTTCGACCGGTACGTCGCCCACCTCATCGGGGTGCTGCCCAACCGCCTCGACGGCCTGAAGGTCGTCCTGGACGAGGCGCACGGCGCGGCCGCCCGGGTCTCGCCCGAGGCGTTCGCGCGGGCCGGCGCCGAGGTCGTCACCATCGGTGCCGAGCCGGACGGGCTCAACATCAACGACGGCTGCGGCTCCACCCACCTCGACCTCCTCAAGGCGGCCGTCGTGGAGCACGGCGCCGACCTCGGCATCGCGCACGACGGCGACGCCGACCGCTGCCTCGCCGTGGACGCGGAGGGCAACGAGGTCGACGGCGACCAGATCCTCGCGGTGCTCGCGCTCGCCATGCGCGAGGCGGGCACGCTGCGCGGCAACACCGTCGTCGGCACCGTGATGTCCAACCTGGGCTTCAAGCTGGCCATGGAGGGCGAGGGCATCCAGCTCGTCCAGACCGGCGTCGGCGACCGCTACGTCCTGGAGTCGATGAAGGAGCACGGGTACGCGCTCGGCGGCGAGCAGTCCGGCCACGTGATCATCCTGGACCACGCGACCACCGGTGACGGCACGCTGACCGGCCTGATGCTGGCCGCCCGCGTCGCCGCGACCCGCCGCACCCTGGCCGACCTCGCCGGGGTGATGACGCGCCTGCCGCAGGTCCTGGTCAACGTCCCCGACGTCGACAAGTCCCGCGTCGCGACCTGCGCCGAACTGGGGGTCGCCGTCAACGAGGCCGAGCGCGAGCTGGGCGCCACCGGGCGGGTGCTGCTGCGCCCCTCCGGCACCGAGCCGCTGGTCCGCGTGATGGTCGAGGCCGCCGACATCGAGCACGCCCGCTCGGTCGCGGGCCGGCTCGCCGACGTGGTCAAGTCGACGCTGGGTTAG
- the alr gene encoding alanine racemase, with amino-acid sequence MTQYPAGRARAEIDLGALRANVRTLRACSPGAQLMAVVKADGYGHGALPCARAAREAGATWIGTATPHEALALRAAGVEGRMLCWLWTPGDPWREAIEADIDVSVSGMWALREVTDAARAAGRTARVQLKADTGLGRNGCQPADWPELVHAALAAPGVEVTGLWSHFACADEPGHPSIAAQLSVFQEMTAYAEKAGATPEVRHIANSPATLTLPESHFDLVRTGIALYGVSPAPELGTARELGLRPVMTLSASVALSKHVPAGHGVSYGHQYVTRSETTLGLVPLGYADGIPRHASGRGPVLVGGKVRTAAGRIAMDQFVVDLEGDTVEAGARAVLFGPGDRGEPTAEDWARAADTIAYEIVTRIGARVPRVYVNEHEHAVTDTDTGRER; translated from the coding sequence ATGACTCAATACCCCGCCGGGCGCGCCCGCGCCGAGATCGACCTGGGCGCGCTGCGTGCCAACGTCCGGACGCTGCGCGCCTGTTCACCGGGCGCGCAGCTCATGGCCGTGGTGAAGGCGGACGGCTACGGGCACGGCGCGCTGCCGTGCGCGCGGGCCGCACGGGAGGCCGGCGCCACCTGGATCGGCACCGCCACCCCGCACGAGGCGCTGGCCCTGCGCGCGGCCGGCGTCGAGGGCCGGATGCTGTGCTGGCTGTGGACGCCGGGCGACCCCTGGCGCGAGGCGATCGAGGCGGACATCGACGTCTCGGTGAGCGGGATGTGGGCGCTGCGCGAGGTCACCGACGCGGCCCGCGCCGCCGGACGCACGGCCAGGGTTCAGCTCAAGGCCGACACCGGGCTCGGCCGCAACGGCTGCCAGCCCGCCGACTGGCCGGAACTGGTGCACGCGGCGCTCGCCGCCCCCGGGGTCGAGGTCACCGGCCTGTGGTCGCACTTCGCGTGCGCCGACGAGCCCGGCCACCCCTCGATCGCGGCCCAGCTCTCGGTGTTCCAGGAGATGACGGCGTACGCGGAGAAGGCGGGCGCCACCCCCGAGGTGCGGCACATCGCCAACTCGCCCGCCACCCTCACCCTCCCCGAGTCCCATTTCGACCTCGTCCGCACCGGCATCGCCCTGTACGGCGTCTCTCCGGCGCCCGAGCTCGGCACCGCGCGGGAGCTCGGGCTGCGGCCGGTCATGACGCTCTCGGCGTCGGTCGCCCTGTCCAAGCACGTACCGGCGGGTCACGGTGTCAGTTACGGGCATCAGTACGTCACCAGGAGCGAGACCACCCTCGGTCTCGTCCCGCTCGGATACGCCGACGGCATTCCGCGGCACGCCTCGGGGCGGGGCCCGGTCCTGGTGGGTGGAAAGGTGCGGACCGCGGCGGGCCGCATTGCCATGGACCAGTTCGTGGTCGACCTTGAAGGGGACACCGTCGAGGCGGGTGCGCGGGCCGTGCTGTTCGGGCCGGGCGACCGGGGGGAGCCGACGGCCGAGGACTGGGCGCGGGCGGCGGACACCATCGCCTACGAGATCGTGACGCGCATCGGTGCGCGGGTTCCCCGCGTCTACGTCAACGAGCACGAGCACGCAGTCACGGACACGGACACGGGTCGGGAACGGTAA
- the coaA gene encoding type I pantothenate kinase yields the protein MITSPPRSAHRKPEATPYVDLTRAEWSALRDKTPLPLTADEVERLRGLGDVIDLDEVRDIYLPLSRLLNLYVEATAHLRGTLNTFLGDAGNGHGTQHGTPFVIGVAGSVAVGKSTVARLLQALLARWPEHPRVELVTTDGFLYPMAELERRGLMSRKGFPESYDRRALTRFVADIKAGKDEVTAPVYSHLIYDIVPDERLVVRRPDILIVEGLNVLQPALPGQDGRTRVGLADYFDFSVYVDARTEDIETWYLNRFRKLRETAFQNPFSYFRKYTQVSEEEALDYARTTWRTINRPNLVENVAPTRGRATLVVRKGPDHKIQKISLRKL from the coding sequence GTGATCACTTCGCCGCCACGGAGCGCCCACCGCAAGCCGGAGGCGACTCCCTATGTGGACCTGACACGCGCAGAGTGGAGCGCGCTGCGTGACAAGACGCCGCTGCCGCTGACCGCCGACGAGGTCGAGCGCCTGCGCGGACTCGGCGACGTCATCGACCTCGATGAAGTGCGCGACATCTATCTGCCGCTGTCCCGGCTGCTCAACCTGTACGTGGAGGCGACCGCTCATCTGCGCGGCACCCTCAACACGTTCCTGGGCGACGCGGGCAACGGGCACGGCACCCAGCACGGCACCCCGTTCGTCATAGGGGTCGCCGGGTCGGTGGCCGTGGGCAAGTCGACGGTGGCCCGACTGCTCCAGGCGCTGCTCGCCCGCTGGCCCGAGCACCCGAGGGTCGAGCTGGTCACCACCGACGGCTTCCTGTATCCGATGGCGGAGCTGGAGCGGCGCGGCCTGATGTCGCGCAAGGGGTTCCCCGAGTCGTACGACCGCCGGGCGCTGACCCGGTTCGTCGCGGACATCAAGGCGGGCAAGGACGAGGTCACCGCGCCCGTCTACTCGCACCTGATCTACGACATCGTGCCGGACGAGCGGCTCGTGGTGCGCCGCCCGGACATCCTGATCGTGGAGGGCCTCAACGTCCTTCAGCCCGCCCTGCCCGGCCAGGACGGCCGCACCCGGGTGGGCCTCGCGGACTACTTCGACTTCAGTGTGTACGTCGACGCCCGTACCGAGGACATCGAGACCTGGTACCTCAACCGGTTCCGCAAGCTGCGCGAGACGGCCTTCCAGAACCCGTTCTCGTACTTCCGCAAGTACACCCAGGTCTCCGAGGAGGAGGCCCTGGACTACGCCCGTACGACCTGGCGGACCATCAACCGGCCCAACCTGGTGGAGAACGTGGCGCCCACGCGCGGCCGCGCCACCCTCGTCGTGCGCAAGGGACCCGACCACAAGATCCAGAAGATCTCCCTGCGCAAGCTCTGA
- a CDS encoding NAD(P)H-hydrate dehydratase encodes MRTAYRVETVRAAEADLMPHLPHGTLMQRAAAGLAAACADILGRVYAARIVLLVGSGDNGGDTLYAGSRLARRGAAVHAVLLSPDRTHPEGLAALKRAGGRVADDPFEVLAAADLVLDGITGIGGHGGLRPDAVPVARAARGSGAVVVAVDLPSGVDADTGEVAGEALRADATVTFGTYKPGLLIDPAREYAGAVRLIPIGLDLPSVPEVEALQHADVADLLPTPAGESDKYRRGVVGVVAGSARYPGAAVLAVAGALRGGAGAVRYVGPGGDAVLARFPETLVSDGPPAKAGRVQAWVVGPGLGDGPGVDDVLASDVPVLVDADGLRGLDPRTVRARSADTLLTPHAGEAAALLGVARERVEAERLASVRELAERFGATVLLKGSTTLVAGPDGPVRANATGTPWLATAGSGDVLSGLAGSLLAAGLGARDAASAAAYLHGLAGRRAAQGAPTTAYAVAEALPATWRDITHPA; translated from the coding sequence ATGCGTACCGCCTACCGCGTTGAAACCGTCCGCGCCGCCGAGGCCGACCTCATGCCCCACCTCCCCCACGGCACCCTCATGCAACGAGCCGCCGCCGGCCTCGCTGCAGCCTGCGCCGACATCCTCGGCCGGGTGTACGCCGCAAGGATCGTGCTGCTCGTAGGCAGCGGGGACAACGGCGGCGACACGCTGTACGCGGGGTCCCGCCTGGCCCGCCGGGGCGCCGCCGTCCACGCCGTACTGCTCAGCCCCGACCGCACCCACCCCGAAGGCCTCGCCGCGCTGAAGCGGGCCGGCGGCCGGGTCGCCGACGACCCCTTCGAGGTGCTGGCCGCCGCCGACCTCGTACTCGACGGCATCACCGGCATCGGAGGCCACGGCGGGCTGCGCCCCGACGCGGTCCCCGTAGCCCGCGCCGCCCGCGGCTCGGGCGCGGTGGTCGTCGCCGTCGACCTGCCGAGCGGCGTGGACGCGGACACCGGCGAGGTGGCGGGCGAGGCGCTGCGGGCCGACGCGACGGTCACGTTCGGGACGTACAAGCCGGGCCTGCTCATCGACCCCGCGCGGGAGTACGCGGGCGCGGTGCGGCTGATCCCCATCGGGCTCGACCTGCCGTCCGTACCGGAGGTCGAAGCCCTCCAGCACGCCGACGTGGCGGACCTGTTGCCCACCCCGGCCGGGGAGAGCGACAAGTACCGCAGGGGTGTCGTCGGGGTCGTCGCCGGCTCGGCCCGCTATCCGGGCGCGGCGGTCCTCGCGGTCGCCGGCGCGCTGCGGGGCGGCGCGGGCGCGGTGCGGTACGTCGGGCCGGGCGGGGACGCGGTGCTCGCCCGCTTCCCCGAGACCCTGGTCTCGGACGGCCCGCCCGCCAAGGCCGGGCGGGTCCAGGCGTGGGTGGTGGGCCCGGGGCTCGGCGACGGGCCCGGCGTGGACGACGTGCTCGCGTCGGACGTCCCGGTCCTGGTGGACGCGGACGGGCTGCGCGGGCTCGACCCCCGTACGGTACGGGCCCGCTCGGCGGACACCCTGCTCACTCCGCACGCGGGTGAGGCGGCGGCGCTGCTCGGGGTGGCCCGCGAGCGGGTCGAGGCGGAACGGCTCGCCTCGGTACGGGAACTGGCGGAGCGGTTCGGGGCGACGGTGCTCCTGAAGGGCTCGACCACGCTGGTCGCGGGGCCGGACGGGCCGGTACGGGCCAACGCGACCGGGACGCCCTGGCTAGCCACGGCCGGCAGCGGCGACGTGCTGTCCGGGCTCGCGGGGTCGCTGCTCGCGGCGGGGCTCGGTGCGCGGGACGCGGCGTCGGCGGCGGCCTACTTGCACGGGCTCGCCGGACGGCGGGCAGCCCAGGGTGCGCCGACGACGGCATACGCGGTGGCCGAGGCGCTGCCGGCGACCTGGCGCGACATCACCCACCCCGCCTGA
- the glmS gene encoding glutamine--fructose-6-phosphate transaminase (isomerizing), with product MCGIVGYVGGQSALDVVLAGLKRLEYRGYDSAGVAVLADGGLAGAKKAGKLINLEKALLEAPLPAGATGIGHTRWATHGGPTDVNAHPHLDNAGRVAVVHNGIIENFAVLRAELAERGHRLESETDTETVAHLLAESYSSCQDLAEAMRQVCGRLEGAFTLVAVHADEPDVVVGARRNSPLVVGVGEGEAFLASDVAAFIAHTRSAIELGQDQVVELRRDGVTVTDFDGAPAETRSYHVDWDASAAEKGGYDYFMLKEIAEQPKAVADTLLGRIDGAGSLTLDELRIPHKVLREIDKVVVVACGTAYHAGMIAKLAIEHWTRIPCETELASEFRYRDPILDQHTLVIAISQSGETMDTLMALRHAREQGAKVLAICNTNGSTIPRESDAVLYTHAGPEVAVASTKAFLTQLVACYLVALYLGQVRGTKWGDEIGDVVRDLAEIATEVDRVLETMEPVRELARSLADKDTVLFLGRHVGYPVALEGALKLKELAYMHAEGFAAGELKHGPIALIEQDLPVVVVVPSPRGRSVLHDKIVSNIQEIRARGARTIVIAEEGDEAVVPYADHLIRIPATPTLLQPLVATVPLQVFACELATARGNEVDQPRNLAKSVTVE from the coding sequence ATGTGCGGAATCGTGGGTTATGTGGGCGGGCAGTCGGCGCTGGACGTCGTGCTCGCGGGGCTGAAGCGGCTCGAGTACCGCGGCTACGACTCGGCGGGCGTCGCGGTGCTCGCCGACGGCGGTCTTGCCGGGGCGAAGAAGGCCGGCAAGCTGATCAATCTGGAGAAGGCGCTCCTGGAAGCGCCGCTGCCCGCCGGGGCCACCGGCATCGGGCACACCCGGTGGGCCACGCACGGCGGGCCGACGGACGTCAACGCGCATCCGCACCTGGACAACGCCGGGCGCGTCGCCGTCGTGCACAACGGGATCATCGAGAACTTCGCCGTGCTGCGGGCCGAGCTCGCCGAACGCGGGCACCGGCTGGAGTCCGAGACGGACACCGAGACCGTCGCGCACCTCCTGGCCGAGAGCTACTCCTCCTGCCAGGACCTGGCGGAGGCCATGCGTCAGGTGTGCGGACGCCTCGAGGGCGCGTTCACGCTGGTCGCGGTGCACGCCGACGAGCCGGACGTCGTGGTGGGCGCGCGGCGCAACTCGCCGCTCGTGGTGGGCGTCGGCGAGGGCGAGGCCTTCCTCGCCTCCGACGTCGCCGCGTTCATCGCGCACACCCGCTCCGCGATCGAACTGGGCCAGGACCAGGTCGTCGAGCTGCGCCGCGACGGCGTCACCGTCACCGACTTCGACGGGGCGCCGGCCGAGACCCGCTCGTACCACGTCGACTGGGACGCCTCCGCCGCCGAGAAGGGCGGTTACGACTACTTCATGCTCAAGGAGATCGCCGAGCAGCCCAAGGCCGTCGCCGACACGCTGCTCGGCCGGATCGACGGGGCGGGCTCGCTGACCCTGGACGAACTGCGCATCCCGCACAAGGTGCTGCGCGAGATCGACAAGGTCGTCGTCGTGGCATGCGGCACGGCGTACCACGCGGGCATGATCGCGAAGCTGGCCATCGAGCACTGGACGCGGATCCCGTGCGAGACGGAGCTGGCCAGCGAGTTCCGCTACCGGGACCCGATCCTCGACCAGCACACCCTGGTCATCGCCATCTCGCAGTCCGGCGAGACCATGGACACCCTGATGGCGCTGCGGCACGCCCGTGAGCAGGGGGCGAAGGTGCTGGCGATCTGCAACACCAACGGCTCGACGATCCCGCGCGAGTCCGACGCGGTCCTCTACACGCACGCCGGCCCCGAAGTCGCCGTCGCCTCCACGAAGGCGTTCCTCACCCAGCTGGTGGCCTGCTACCTCGTCGCCCTGTACCTGGGCCAGGTGCGCGGCACCAAGTGGGGCGACGAGATCGGGGACGTCGTGCGCGACCTCGCCGAGATCGCCACCGAGGTCGACCGCGTCCTCGAAACCATGGAGCCGGTACGGGAGTTGGCGCGCTCGCTCGCCGACAAGGACACGGTGCTCTTCCTCGGCCGGCACGTGGGCTACCCCGTCGCCCTCGAAGGCGCGCTCAAGCTCAAGGAGCTCGCGTACATGCACGCGGAGGGGTTCGCGGCGGGCGAGCTGAAGCACGGTCCGATCGCGCTGATCGAGCAGGACCTGCCGGTGGTCGTGGTCGTCCCTTCGCCCCGCGGCCGGTCGGTCCTGCACGACAAGATCGTCTCGAACATCCAGGAGATCCGGGCGCGCGGGGCGCGGACCATCGTGATCGCGGAGGAGGGCGACGAAGCGGTCGTCCCGTACGCCGACCACCTCATCCGCATCCCGGCCACACCCACCCTGCTCCAGCCCCTGGTGGCGACGGTGCCGCTCCAGGTCTTCGCCTGCGAGCTGGCGACGGCCCGGGGCAACGAGGTGGACCAGCCGCGAAACTTGGCCAAGTCTGTGACGGTGGAGTGA